TTCAGTGCGTGACCTCGTCGTTCAGCCGGAACTGCCGGCCGGTGATCGCATGCACGCCGATGCGGACGTACTCGTATTTCGGCGTGGAGATCCACGGTCGGATTGCCAGAGTGTCCGCGTGATGCACGTCGCGCGCGATACTGAGCTGCTCGGCGTGCCCCCTGGCCACAACGCTCCAGGCCAGTTGGATCTCAGGGAGTACCTGGTCCGCCTCGAACAGCACAGACGAGTTGATGGTCAGTTCGAGCAGTTTGCTTCCGGGCGCGGTCCGGAAATAGATCTTCCCGTCGTCGACGGCGTAGTTCACCGGGAAGATATCCAGTTCGCCGGAGATGTGCACGACGATCCGGCCGAGCTGGGTCTCGTCCAATCTTTCCCAGCACTGAGCGACCGTGAGCTCGTGCACCAGATCGGAGGTACGGACAAGTTCGGCCATCGGCTCGCCTCTTTCTGTTCGACCAGCGGTCCACTCGAGAAGCTATCGCCTTACCCGCTTGCCGGGCAGAGTAATTCGGCTCTACTGGACCGCCGTGCCGACAGCGTTTTACAGGACGTAAGTCCTGACGAGCATGACGAGCATCACGGACTGGAAACCAGGGATTTTCGGCCCTACCGAGGTGTGCCATTCGGCTCTCGATGCGGGAATGGCGATATCCAATTCTACGGGTATGAGATCTTCGGTAGTGCGGTGTTAGATCGGGCGGCACAGTTGCTCGAACGCGAGGCGGGGGAGTGGGCGGGAAGCGGGAGCTGTGCACAAAGCGATCCGGAAGAATTCTTCCCCGAGGCCGGTGAGACCTCGCTGCTCGCGGTGCGTATCTGTAGCCGGTGCGAAGTGCGCGAACCCTGTCTCGAGTACGCGATGGAACACAACGAGGTCTTGGGTATCTGGGGTGGGCTCACCCGTCGGCAGCGGATCAAGCTGTCCCGGCTGCGCGCGAGTGCAGATCGATCGCGCGCGGCGGCAACGCATGACGCGGCCCGGCGTTCTCGTGCGATCGAGATCGTGGTGACCGCCATGGACGGCGCCGGTCGTCATACGGTGGTCGATTGCCGGTGACGATCGGCCTGTATCCGGTGGCACAAAGGCCCTCGTACGACGACTGCGGTTCCGGATAATCGGGTTACATGAGCCTTGCCGAACCGACCCGCATCGAAGTGGACGACGCGGCAGCGGAAGTGCGGCCGAGCCGGTTGTCCGTCGCTCGACCGAGCACCGCGTGGGTGCTGTTGCTGGCCGCGTCGGCGGGCTGGCTGGCCTCGTTCACCTTGACGGTGGAGCGGTTCAAACTTTTTGTCGATTCGGACTATCGGCCGTCGTGCAGTATCAATCCGATTCTGTCGTGCGGGTCGGTGATGGCGACACCGCAGGCGGCCGTTTTCGGTTTCCCCAATCCGATCATCGGCGTCGTCGCGTTCTCGGTCGTGATTCCGCTCGCGCTGCTGAGCGTGGCCAGAATCGCGCTGCCACAGTGGATCTGGATCGGACTCTGGATCGGCACGGCCTGCGGTGTCGGGTTCGTGTGCTGGCTCATCTTCCAGACGCTCTATCGAATTCACGCACTCTGCCCCTACTGCATGGTGGTGTGGGCGGTCGTCACTCCCATGCTGGCCGTGCTGAGCAATCAGCTCAGCGCAGCGCTGCCCCGCCCGGTACGCGCGATAGTCGGCTGGCGCTGGACCGTAGTCGCGCTCTTCTGCACAGCCGTTGTGCTGCAAGTCTTCGTGGCGTTTCAGGACTACTGGCTGTCCCTCATCTGACGATGCCAGCCCCGTACCGCCTTTGCTCGCCGCGCGTGCCGGAGAATCCGTCATGCCCGGCTCAGGGATCTGAGGGCGGTAGGCGGTCGGTTGGGGTGAGGAGGTCCGATCGCACGTCGAAGACGAACGGTACGTCGTCGGGGCCGCCGGACAGCCACCATGTGCTGATGGTGGCGGTGTCGTCGTTGATCTCTTCGATGGTGCACTGGATCGTGGTGGGGCGGGGATAAGTTGACGTCGGCAGCAGTTCGCCGCCGAACAGAGCGCTCTTGCCTACAAGTTGGTGAGGTCGGCCGTGCGCATCAGCGAATTCGACCAAGACGATCCCCGGCTGCGGATCGTCGCTGAGCCAATGGACAGCGCTCGCAGGCAGTTCGCAACCATCGCCTTTGCTCAAACTCTTTTGCACCACAACACTTTATCGAGACCACGGCCCGCCGGTAAACAGCGCGGCAGCAGGTCAGGTGTGCCGCAGGGTGCGCAATCGTGACTCGACTTCGTCGAAAAGAGCGAGTGGTCGGTTGAAGGCGATGCGGATATATGCGTCGGCGTCGGCGTTGTCGGTGTCATCCAGATGGAAGTACCTGCCGGGAATGACGAGGACTCCTGCTTTCTGCAGGAGATGGCCCGTCAGGGACTCACTGC
This genomic stretch from Nocardia brasiliensis ATCC 700358 harbors:
- a CDS encoding WhiB family transcriptional regulator, which encodes MHQIGGTDKFGHRLASFCSTSGPLEKLSPYPLAGQSNSALLDRRADSVLQDVSPDEHDEHHGLETRDFRPYRGVPFGSRCGNGDIQFYGYEIFGSAVLDRAAQLLEREAGEWAGSGSCAQSDPEEFFPEAGETSLLAVRICSRCEVREPCLEYAMEHNEVLGIWGGLTRRQRIKLSRLRASADRSRAAATHDAARRSRAIEIVVTAMDGAGRHTVVDCR
- a CDS encoding pyridoxamine 5'-phosphate oxidase family protein — its product is MAELVRTSDLVHELTVAQCWERLDETQLGRIVVHISGELDIFPVNYAVDDGKIYFRTAPGSKLLELTINSSVLFEADQVLPEIQLAWSVVARGHAEQLSIARDVHHADTLAIRPWISTPKYEYVRIGVHAITGRQFRLNDEVTH
- a CDS encoding vitamin K epoxide reductase family protein, whose product is MSLAEPTRIEVDDAAAEVRPSRLSVARPSTAWVLLLAASAGWLASFTLTVERFKLFVDSDYRPSCSINPILSCGSVMATPQAAVFGFPNPIIGVVAFSVVIPLALLSVARIALPQWIWIGLWIGTACGVGFVCWLIFQTLYRIHALCPYCMVVWAVVTPMLAVLSNQLSAALPRPVRAIVGWRWTVVALFCTAVVLQVFVAFQDYWLSLI